Below is a window of Synchiropus splendidus isolate RoL2022-P1 chromosome 9, RoL_Sspl_1.0, whole genome shotgun sequence DNA.
attatcattattgttaattattaataatttcaGCTGTTAATACAAAGGTATTTTAAGTACAATTGTTAATTTAATGATGAAATAGATGAGTTTTAGTCGTCCAATTTCATTTGCCATTAGAGGCATTAGTCTTGGTTGCTTTGGTGCTTCGGGCAGAATATGGCTTTTAAGTCACCTGTCTACTTGACGTTGATGTATAACgtattgttttgcattttagaGCAAAAAAGCTTTTGAAAGAACAACGTATATAGAAACACAAGAAAGCATGGAGCTTCAAAAGGCTGCAGGAGAAGTTGAACTTAGCCAACTTAGACAGCAGCTCAGAGAAAAAGAAGCCCTGTTGGGGGAGAGCCATGCAAAGTTGGAAACACTGGAGGTaacagtgaagcagcagcaggggacAATTGATGAGCTGAACTTTGATAAATCCCAACTTGACGGTGACATTCATCGGTATCGAACTAAACTAGAAAAGGCTATAGTGGAGAAAAACACGAGCGATGTTGAGTTGAATGCTGCCAGACTGAAAATCGAGGAGCTGTCAGCGATGTTAAGTTTGGCTGAGAAGAAACTGGAGGATCTTGAGATGCAAAGGAACAATGAAAAGGCGGTTGAGAAGACAGTTGTTGAAGAACAAAGTGTGATCATAGTGGAGAACGAGCCGGAGAGGCAACTCCAGGAGCAAAAGCTGCTGACTTCTGATACTAAGTTGATGGTAATTGCAGATATTGAGTCCAATGAGCTTAAGGAATTCTACAGGGAACAAGAGAAGGTCCTGCAGCAGAAGACAGAGGAGCAAGAGAAGGTCCTGCAGCAGAAGACAGAGGAGTTATCGGTGGTTCAGAAACAAGCAGAAATGGCTGAAGAGAGAGTGCAAAGCTATAAAAAGCAGTTGGATGACAGCAATAACAGGATAATGAAACTTCAGAAGGAGCTGGAATTGGagcaaaaaaacacaagagagcGTTCAGAGGAACTTCGTCATGAAACTCTCATCATGCAGAAATCAATCAATGAGCTCCAAGAGGAAATTCGGTCTCTTCACCGGGCCAAGTCCTCCCTTGAGCAGAATAGCTTTTTCTACAACACTGAAGTTGAGGGGctgaaggagcagctgaggatCACTAAGGGAGACCTGCAGAAGAAGAGCTCCCTTGATATGGATAAGATGCACAAAATTAACGATTTAGAGGAAGAGCTGCTGTCGAAGCAGGCAGTGGTAGATCAGCTGAAGGTCAAGTGCACTGAGCTTACCAGACTCAATGTGTCATctgaaagtgaaataaaaggCCTTCAGATTCAAGTGGAGGCACTGGAAAAGGACAGAGCGGGTTGTGAACAAAAGATTCAGTTTCTGAAAGGTGAGATTCAGGGCTGGAAACAGAAGCTGATCAACGCCAATGAGGAAAATAATGTCAAGACAAATTCCGATTACGCTTCTCAACTGAGGTGCAAGACTCTAGAGGCAGAGGTCGAGAGAAGCAAAGAGCTGACCTCACAATTGCAGAAGAGAGTGGATGATTTGAAAGGGATAAATAGTGAAACAGAAGCGAATCTGACAAACGTAAAAGCCAAACTTGACCAAATGAAGATGGAGCTGAACAGAAAGGATCAACAaattgaaattttcaagtcTCAGGCAGATAGCACCAAGACGCAAGTCCAAATCATAGAGGCGGAGTTAAATAAGAAATCCACAGCACTGCATGAGCTGCAACTGAAAATACAGGAGTACAACGAGGAAGTCAAGGATATGAATGaatttcaaagtaaaaacaaattgCTTCAGGCTACTGTTCAAGGTtatgagaaagaaataatgaCCTTGAAATCTGACATTAGGTCGATGTTGACAGAGAAGAACTTAGCAGTACAGGGAAGCAGCATGCAGAAAGCCGAAATAAACGAATTGAACTTGATATTGAAGAGTAAAAATGAAGAGCTCCAGATGCAGGCAGGTGAAATCAGAACACATCTTGACAAATTGAGGACTTTAGAAGATGAGCTTTCTAGGTACAAGAACAGTGTGTCCGGTTTGAAAAGCAGCTCAGAGAAAACCGCAGAGAATTTAAGGCAAGAAATACGTGTTCTCCAGAGTGAGAAAATGGCTGCGGAAAACAATATAAAGTCTTTAAATGCTAAAGTGAAAGAGTTAACTCTAAGCTTGAAGCTGATTAAGGAGGAGCAGTCTAAAGAATCGATGGATAGGAAGCTGAAAGAATCGAAAATAATGCAGCTTGAAAGCGAGCTTCATAAGAATAAGATGACAGTGATAGAAGTAAATTCCAGCTTAGAAAAATCCCAGTCAAATTTGCAGCATGAAAATACCAATCTGAAAAGAGAGAAAGCAGAGGCGCTTCACAAATGTTCCTCTTTAGAATCGGAAATGCGAgttctgaaggaaaaacagaaaagaaacgaCTCTCAGGTCGAGCAGAAGCAAAGAGAAATATCTAGCCTCCAACTTGGATCACGGCAAATGGAGGAGCAACTTCAGAAGTGTAAACAAATGCTGGAGGAATTGAAGGGCAAACTTCAGCTTCAGAAGGACGGCtatgagaagcagctgctgttgaTCAAGAACGACGTGGAGAGAAGAATGGTCTTGCTGCGAACGGAAATCACAAGTGAAAAGAGCATGTCAAACAACAGTGCTGAACTTTTACGGATGCTGAATAAGCATTTTAAAGAAGAGCTGAAACATACTGAAACTCGTCACGAAAGCACAGCTAAATACAGTCAGCAACTAAGCCAACAATCCCAGATGAAACCAGACAGTTTAGAGCTGGAAAGGAAGAGTCAATCCCACATTTCTCAACTTGAAGAAGACGACCCCAAATTTGGAATGCAATTAAGCAGTTACAAAAGCCCTGTCTCATATGAAATCATCCAAGACTGGGCCGGAATGGAAAATGAAACAGGTCCCCTTCATGAACAAATTGAGTTATATGTCAAAGAAATAAAGGGCCTGAAGGAAAAGCTTTCGATCCTGTGGGACCGTATAAAGAC
It encodes the following:
- the LOC128764753 gene encoding desmoplakin-like; the protein is MLSLAEKKLEDLEMQRNNEKAVEKTVVEEQSVIIVENEPERQLQEQKLLTSDTKLMVIADIESNELKEFYREQEKVLQQKTEEQEKVLQQKTEELSVVQKQAEMAEERVQSYKKQLDDSNNRIMKLQKELELEQKNTRERSEELRHETLIMQKSINELQEEIRSLHRAKSSLEQNSFFYNTEVEGLKEQLRITKGDLQKKSSLDMDKMHKINDLEEELLSKQAVVDQLKVKCTELTRLNVSSESEIKGLQIQVEALEKDRAGCEQKIQFLKGEIQGWKQKLINANEENNVKTNSDYASQLRCKTLEAEVERSKELTSQLQKRVDDLKGINSETEANLTNVKAKLDQMKMELNRKDQQIEIFKSQADSTKTQVQIIEAELNKKSTALHELQLKIQEYNEEVKDMNEFQSKNKLLQATVQGYEKEIMTLKSDIRSMLTEKNLAVQGSSMQKAEINELNLILKSKNEELQMQAGEIRTHLDKLRTLEDELSRYKNSVSGLKSSSEKTAENLRQEIRVLQSEKMAAENNIKSLNAKVKELTLSLKLIKEEQSKESMDRKLKESKIMQLESELHKNKMTVIEVNSSLEKSQSNLQHENTNLKREKAEALHKCSSLESEMRVLKEKQKRNDSQVEQKQREISSLQLGSRQMEEQLQKCKQMLEELKGKLQLQKDGYEKQLLLIKNDVERRMVLLRTEITSEKSMSNNSAELLRMLNKHFKEELKHTETRHESTAKYSQQLSQQSQMKPDSLELERKSQSHISQLEEDDPKFGMQLSSYKSPVSYEIIQDWAGMENETGPLHEQIELYVKEIKGLKEKLSILWDRIKTENPSAAQELAGEDHDALRDTNIGFMEREMKANLEDDMDKKNTFSENTVTKTEAVSATPPQVQQEKSDDKSHQPFPSTFQGGIQNATYMSVTQPAELKTMTTTSMTTDQVTKEKPVITQIRTYQIIQTYEEETPEGKAADSGGKPLYSTTIKLPGSNESLSIQDLLKFKLVDEDILNKLDLGHMTVEKFRPLIAQHIKRSTAIAGIYVESSRKKIPFLEAAEKGFLAKTYALEFLESQAATGSLADLATGQTYPVSEALERGIVEPGVKDKLMDAEKAFTGFLHRGKRLSVFQAMEQRILDRFKAKKILEVQLATGGLIYPGLGLRLPAGVAVDHGLINEEILKSLYDPVGDRHLTSSSPTSCHRVCVVSSSSGSEMSAYQALKGKYIDPSMYLFLSNMECKWQDKSVSDADGKTRHIIFDDTNGRQLCLDSALSQRFLEVSEFERYRSGDLSINEVADIIFSRMVVVDDISSPIAGLWDVTQRKRMSVLQGCQQGFIDKTNALRLLEAQACTGGICDPFAGDKVTLSEALKRGLLDNSFSEQLQPFEQVFNGIVHPKTGKTVSVSQAILENLIPKDAGLRSIEFQLLTGGLINPETHERVSLEEVLQSGLVDKATANALKDEKLHSKMLTCPKTRRRITFKEALEKSVFDCHTGLRLLEATKVLGLGIKSAFHYLSAFK